In Elaeis guineensis isolate ETL-2024a chromosome 1, EG11, whole genome shotgun sequence, a genomic segment contains:
- the LOC140856409 gene encoding uncharacterized protein: protein MVKKQKTEEPITFIEEDVQGVQFLHNDAVVVNLNIINYDAHRVLIDNESSVDILFYDAFSKMEMLDDRLGRMDSSFVEFIGDTIPVEGVIMLLVKAGQVPIQSIAQVNFLVIRAPSAYSTILGRSDIFVWTSADMPKIDPSVIMHWLNVSPNHHPFKQKKRSFAPEQQKTIAKEVDKLLQVGFIKEMTYSEWIENVIMMKKINEKW from the exons ATGGTGAAGAAGCAGAAAACTGAGGAACCGATTACTTTCATCGAGGAGGATGTCCAAGGAGTTCAGTTCCTACACAATGATGCAGTCgttgtaaatttaaatattataaattatgatgCACACCGTGTTctgattgataatgaaagctctgttgatatcttattttatgatgcctTCTCAAAGATGGAAATGCTTGATGATCGCCTGGGGAGGATGGATTCCTCATTTGTCGAATTTATCGGGGACACCATCCCCGTAGAAGGAGTTATCATGCTACTTGTGAAAGCTGGCCAAGTCCCTATCCAGTCCATTGCCCAAGTTAACTTCCTGGTCATCCGAGCACCCTCGGCCTATAGCACCATCCTTGGCCGATCAG ACATCTTCGTCTGGACATCAGCAGACATGCCGAAAATTGATCCCTCAGTGATCATGCACTGGTTGAACGTGAGCCCAAACCATCATCCCTTTAAGCAAAAGAAGAGGAGCTTTGCACCTGAGCAGCAGAAGACGATAGctaaagaagtggacaagctactacAGGTGGGTTTCATCAAGGAGATGACCTATTCGGAGTGGATAGAGAACGTGATCATGATGAAGAAGATAAATGAGAAATGGTGA